The window CACGCAGCTCACCCGTTTCCTCACCGGCATCGAGATCCATCCGGGGGCGACCATCGGGCGCCGGTTCTTCATCGATCACGGCATGGGTGTGGTGATCGGGGAAACCACCGAGATCGGCGACGACGTGATGGTCTATCACGGTGTGACCCTCGGTGGCCGGTCTCTGCACCAGGGCAAGCGTCATCCCACGATCGGCAACCGAGTCACGATCGGTGCCGGGGCCAAAGTCCTCGGGCCACTGCAGGTCGGCGACGACAGCGCCATCGGTGCCAATGCCGTCGTCACTCATCATGTTCCGGCAGATTCGGTCGCGACCGGCATCCCCGCGATCGTAGGTCCGCGCACCGCCAAGCAGCGGGAACGGGGGGTCGATCCGACCACCTACGTCGATCCCGCCATGTACATCTGAGAACCCGGCCGGCATTCCTCCGCCCACCCACACGGCACGAGGGATTCAGGCGTGTCAGGTTGCCACCCCCGCACGGCCTCGACCGGCACACGTATCGCCTACAGCTGTTGCGCTGATGGCCGCCGCTCGGGACGAGTACAGACCGACCGCGCCGCCACCCCGTAAGCCAGACGCAGCAGCGAATCAATGTCGATGAACTCCCCTTGATCTGCCCCGGGGGCAGCAGATCGATCCGCTCGCACGGCGCCCCCAGATAGTGACGTAGACACACCCGGGCTGGGGGAGTGACCGCCGGTGAACTCCGCCAACAAGGTTCCACTCGCGAGTTCGCGCACATGCCACCGAACAAGGTCGTCGTCCCGCCGCTGCGCACCGCGTCGATGTCGTCGATGCTGTCCCGCGCGCACATCCCGGCGGCCAGCGTGACCAGCTTCAGCGCCGGGTTCGCCGCACCCGATTTGACCTTCGGTTCGGCAATGCGAACCTTCTCCGCCAGCAACGCCACCGGGGGGTGTCCGCTCGGCCGGTGTCATCACCTGGCACCGGGCCCGCGCTCGACACGAGATTGGCATCGTCGAAACACCACCGACGCGAGCGTGAACCTGTGCCGACCGGAAGCGCCTTTTGTTGCTGGTCGGATTATTTGTGTGAGAACTATAATCATCGCAGCTCAGAGGGTATTTCCTCATGCCGACACACCGACACCGACAACGACGTCGGTGGGTCCAGATCCTAGTCTGGATGGCATGGCCGAGTCTGAAACTATTGGTGTACGCGGCTCGTCGAACACCCTCACCATCCCCGAGGGCATCAAGCCCGGGGATGGACGATTTGGGTCCGGCCCGTCGAAGGTGAGACCCGAGCAGTTGCAGGCATTGGTCGCCGCCGGTCACCTACTCGGCACCTCGCATCGGCAGCGGCCGATCAAAGACCTGGTAGGCCGGGTCCGCGACGGGCTCCGCCGGTACTTCTCGGTGCCAGACGGCTATGAGGTCATCCTCGGCAACGGCGGGGCGACCGCGTTCTGGGACGCTGCCGCGTTCGGGCTCATCGACACGCGGTCGCTGCACCTGACCTATGGCGAGTTCAGCGCGAAGTTCGCCTCCGCGGTGGCCAAGAACCCGTTCGTCGGCGATCCGATCATCATCAAGGCCGACCCCGGCACCGCGCCCGCGCCGCAGTCGGATCCGTCGGTGGACGTGATCGCCTGGGCACACAACGAGACCTCCACCGGCGTCGCCGTGCCGGTGCAGCGGCCTGCGGGCTCGGGAGACGCGCTGATCGTCATCGACGCGACCTCCGGCGCCGGCGGCCTGCCGGTCGACATCAGCGACACCGACGCCTATTACTTCGCCCCGCAGAAGAATTTCGCCGGCGACGGCGGACTGTGGTTGGCGATTGTGAGCCCCGCAGCATTGGCACGCATCGAGTCCATCGCTGCGGGCGGCCGTTGGGTTCCCGCCTTCCTGTCCCTGCCGATCGCCGTCGAGAACAGCAGGAAGAACCAGACCTACAACACGCCCGCAATCGCCACGCTGGTGCTGCTCGAAAGCCAGTTGGACTGGCTACTGGGCAACGGCGGGCTGGACTGGGCGGTCAAGCGCACCGCCGACTCCTCGCAGCGGCTGCACTCCTGGGCACAGTCGACCTCCTACGCCACACCGTTCGTCACCGATCCGCACCTGCGCTCGCAGGTCGTCGGGACGATCGATTTCAGCGACGAGGTCGACGCCGCCGCAGTGGCCAAGGTGCTGCGGGAAAACGGCATCGTGGACACCGAGCCGTACCGCAAACTGGGCCGCAACCAGCTGCGCGTCGCGACATTCCCGGCCGTGGAGCCCGACGACGTCAGCGCCCTCACCGCCTGCATC is drawn from Candidatus Mycolicibacterium alkanivorans and contains these coding sequences:
- the epsC gene encoding serine O-acetyltransferase EpsC encodes the protein MTVLSALREDLHNARIHDPAARGNLENVLVYSGLHAIWSFRLTHRMWGKPALRGPARVLTQLTRFLTGIEIHPGATIGRRFFIDHGMGVVIGETTEIGDDVMVYHGVTLGGRSLHQGKRHPTIGNRVTIGAGAKVLGPLQVGDDSAIGANAVVTHHVPADSVATGIPAIVGPRTAKQRERGVDPTTYVDPAMYI
- the serC gene encoding phosphoserine transaminase — translated: MAESETIGVRGSSNTLTIPEGIKPGDGRFGSGPSKVRPEQLQALVAAGHLLGTSHRQRPIKDLVGRVRDGLRRYFSVPDGYEVILGNGGATAFWDAAAFGLIDTRSLHLTYGEFSAKFASAVAKNPFVGDPIIIKADPGTAPAPQSDPSVDVIAWAHNETSTGVAVPVQRPAGSGDALIVIDATSGAGGLPVDISDTDAYYFAPQKNFAGDGGLWLAIVSPAALARIESIAAGGRWVPAFLSLPIAVENSRKNQTYNTPAIATLVLLESQLDWLLGNGGLDWAVKRTADSSQRLHSWAQSTSYATPFVTDPHLRSQVVGTIDFSDEVDAAAVAKVLRENGIVDTEPYRKLGRNQLRVATFPAVEPDDVSALTACIDWVVERL